CCACGAGAACGAGATCAAGATGGCGGTGCAGCTCATAAACTCCCTGGCTACCGACTTTAAACCCGAGAAATACACCGACGAGTACAGGAAAGCTCTGCTGGACATAATAAGGGCCAAGGTCGAAGGTCAGGATATCAGGATACCCGCTCCCAGGGAGGAGAAGGTGGTAGACCTCATGGAAGCCCTCAAGGCGAGCCTGGCCATGGTAGAAAAGGAAAAGGAGAGCAAAAAAGAGGCCGCAGGCCGCGGCAGGAGGAAGAGGGCCACCTCATGACCCGAATTCCACCCGCCTTATTACCGGATGCCTGAGATAACCTTCGTCGGTATAATCGAGAAATTCCACTTCAACAGCGACCGAAGGGCTGACCCATACGGGCTTTTCCCTCCTTTCGATTTGCGGCGGGTTGGCAAAAGGGCATGACTCCTTTGCGGATTTTGAAAGCAAATCGTATAGGACCCTGCTCGTTTCGGCACCAAGTCCGCTGGACGCCCTGCCGATATAAATGAGTTCACCCTCGACGAGCTGCCCCAGAAACAGGGAGCGCACGCTTTTTCCTTCGGCCAGAAAGCCGCCCACCAGGGCGGTTACCTCGCGGCGGTTTTTGATTTTGAGCCATTTGTCGCTCTTTTTCCCGATCTGGTAAACGCTGTCCAGCCTTTTGGCTACTATGCCTTCAAGTCCCCTCTCCCTGGCGATCTCATAAAGGGCGATTCCCCGGCCCGGGAAGGTATCGGTCACCACCACCGGGTCCGAGGACCTCAGGGTGGACTTTAATATGTGGTACCGCCGGGAAAATGGCAGGTCGATGAGGCTCTTTCCATTCAAGTAAAGGATGTCGAAAACCACGTAGGTTACAGGTATCCTTGAGGCCAGATAGTTTATGGTGCCCGGGTCGGTGGCCCAGTCCCGCCTCATCAACTGCTGGAAGCTGGGCTTTCCGCCGATCAAAGTTATCATCTCTCCATCCAGTACCGCGTCGGAGTCCCCGAGGACATCCGAAAGCGTTCCTGCCACCTCCGGGTACTGGGCGGTGCGCCTTTTCATTTTCCGGTTGAAAAGCTCCACGCCGCCGCTCAAGTGGGCTACTATCCTGGTGCCGTCCCACTTTATCTGGAAGCCGTATTTTTCGTCGTCGAAGGGCTTCGGGTGAGGCAGCGGCTCCATGGGTATGAAGGGTATCCCGGGCTTTATCATTTTACATCACCGTACATATTCTTCCCGTTTAAAAAATATTTTTGCATTAAAGGAAATTTAAGGATTAAAGCTAAATATAATAATATAATCGGGTAGGTGTGGTATTATTGCCTGTCGTCATAGTAGAAGACGAAAAACTTGAGCTGACCAACCTTTCCAAAGTGATGTGGCCTGAGGACAACATAACAAAGGCTGATTTCATAGACTACTACGTCCGCGTAGCTCCTTATGTACTGCCCCACCTAAAGGACCGCCCCATGGTTTTCACCCGGTACCCCGACGGCATATACGGCAAGGCTTTTTACCAGAAAAACATTCCCGATTACGCTCCCGAGTGGCTCAGGACCTACGACGAGGAGAGTTTCACCGGAGGCAAGAGGAAGGTTGTGCGCTACGCCCTTATCGACGATATGAAAAGCTTGCTCTGGGCCGCGAATCAGGCAAGCCTTGAGATGCACCCCTGGCTTTCCAGAGTGGGGACCATAGAATACCCGGACTTCGTCGTGTTCGACCTGGACCCTATGGAAAATACCGATTTCGAGGACGCCCGGCAGCTGGCGCTGGCGCTGAAAAAACTGCTTGATATGGAGGGACTCGTGGGATTTCCGAAGACTTCCGGTGCCACCGGCATTCAGGTATACGTGCCGATAGAGCCCAGGTACACCTACCGGGAGGTCAGGGTTTTTGCAAAAATTTTCTGCAGGGTTCTGGAAAGGACCTTTCCCGAAAAAGCAACTACCGAAAGAAGCATAAAAAAACGCAGGGGCAAGGTGTACCTCGACTACCTGCAAAACATAAAGGGCAAAACGCTGATCGCACCTTACAGCCCCAGGCCTATAGCGGGAGCGCCGGTATCGGCTCCGGTTACATGGGATGAACTTGAAGAGGGGGTCAGGCCCTCTATGTTCACCATCAGGAACATGCCCGAAAGGCTTCAAAAGGTGGGAGACCTGTTCAAAGGCGTCCTGGAAGTGAAACAGCGTATTGACAGGTGGCTGTAGGAGGGACTTTTGTGAACATTACCCTGGGGTGGTTTGTGGATTTCTGCATATTTCTTATCGCTGCGTCCCTCACCATGGGCTTTTTTAGTCTGGTCAGGGGGATATTGAGGTTCATACAAAGGAGGTTGGGATAGCGTTGGCAAGGGTTCTGGTGATAGGAGGGGGCCCCGGCGGCCTTACAGCAGCAGCTTCGGCTGCATCCATGGGCCATGAGGTAAGGCTCCTGGAAAAGGGCCGGATAGGCGAAAATATCCGGTGCGCCGAAGGTTTCTTCGATGTGCTGAAAAAGCTGGGAAAGCCCGGCGCGGGCGTGAGATTCAAGGTAGAAAAGCTGATCGCGAAAGCTTTAGCCACCTACGAAATAGACGTGTCAGATCTGAATCTCTGGATGATCGACAGAAGGGAATGGCAGGAAGACCTCGCCCGCATTGCCCGGGATAAGGGTGCGGTCATTGAGGAAAACAGCCCGGTTTCTCCGAAAGACCTGGAGGGACTGATGAGGGATTACGACTACATAATAGACGCCAGCGGTGCACCTCCGGTTACTGCCAGGGCTTACGGATTTGCTGACTTTTACAAGCAAAACTGCGCCAGGACCGTGCAGTACGTCATGGAGGGGGATTTTTCTTACCTGGGGAATAACCTGAAAGTAGGGCTGTTGCCGGGACTTTACGGCTACTACTGGATATTTCCCAAAGACGGACACACGGCTAACGTCGGGGTCGGAAGCTTCGGTGGAGAGCCGTTGCCGCTGTGGAACCGGCTTCGCGATGTGCTGGAAATGGAAGGACTTGCGGGATACGCTATAAAAAGAAAGCTGGGGGGCATCTGCCCGATCAGGATGGCCCCGCGTCTGGTTTACGACAACATACTGCTGGTGGGTGACGCCGCCGGGCTCACATCCCCTCTTCACGGCGGCGGTATCGACATGGCGGTGCTCAGCGGCATGGAAGCGGTAAGAAGCCTTTCTTCCGGTGGAACGGACTACGAGAAAAACCTCCGCAAGCTGCTTTCTCCGAGGCTCACGATTGAAGCCATGGCGGCGGGTGTATGGAAAAAGAAAGGTTTCGAAGAGATGGACGAACTAATAGGTAAACTGGTAAAAACGGGGCTTTACAGGCCGTTTCTTAACCCGAACCAATTCAATAGCTTTACGGCCGGGCTGATTGCCAAAATCCTCAGGGTGGAAAATCCTGCGGTGTAACCGCGGGTTTTTTTATGCTGTTATTTTTATCCATATGAGATTGCCCGCTTTTCAATTGTGTTATAATATACTAGAGGTGGTTTTGGGTGTATGAACTCCTGGCTCAAATTTTGAAATTTCTATTAATCGGGCTAATATATTATTTTTTATATAATTTTTTAAAGTTGATGGTGCTAGACCTGAGTGAAGAAAAAAATACGTCAGTGGATACCGGTTATTACCTCAGGAGCGACGATGGCAGGGAATACCCCCTCCGGCCTGTAACTACAATAGGTCGTGCCGGGGATTCCGATATAGTGATAAACGACCCTTATCTTTCCAGCAAGCACGCCATGATCTTTAAAAAGGGCAGAAGGATGGTCATACAGGATCTTAAAAGCACCAACGGCACATTTTTAAACGGAAAGCGCATAAAAAAGGCGGTGGCTTTAAAGGAAAAGGACGTCATAACGATGGGCAGCAGGAAATTCACCTTTTTGAGGAGGGAGGCCCGTGGACTCGAAAGTGGAAGCGACGTATAACAGGGCACTGAGCGCGATGGCACTGACGGGTTTAATTTCCTTTTTACTCCTAACCATCTTCAGAAAGCCCGTAACGCTGGTGCCCTTTTACGGTGCCGTGATATTTTTGAGCATAGTATTCATCGGCTATTTTTTTACGGGGTGGATCTTCCCCAGCTCGGACAAATTTCTGTTTATACTGGCGGGGTTTCTGACGGAATTGGGCCTCATAATGCTCTGCAGGATCAACATGGAACTTTTTAAAAGACAGGTCGCCTTTTTCGCCCTTGGCGTCGGATTTTTTATTTTGAGCAGCATTCTTACGAGGTACTTCATCAGCCTCGAACTCAAACCCGTTTACTTCTGGGGCGCTACTGTAGCGCTGCTTTTGCTGCCCCTTCTTTTCGGAGTGGAAAAAGGGGGAGCCAAGAACTGGCTGGCTTTCAGCGGTTTTACTTTCCAGCCCTCCGAACTTGCCAAGATCACCTTCGTGTTTTACCTGGCCGGTGTTTTGAAACAAAATAAAATTAATAATTTCCCCAGGCTTGCGGCTGAAATCCTGGCTGCTGTCGGTCTTCTGGCTATCTCCAAGGACCTGGGCGGGGCGATGCTGTTTTACATTACGGCGCTGGCCGTGATTTTCACCGCCACTTCCAGGCTGGATTTGACGGCTGCCGGGCTGTCTGCCGCCGGAATCTTGGGTGTTCTGAGCTACTTTCTTTTCGACCACGTGAGGGTCAGGATTGAAGCCTGGTTAAACCCGTGGCAGGACGTCCCGGGCAGGGGTTATCAAATCGTCCAGTCCCTTTTTGCAATAGCGGAAGGCGGCTATTTCGGTACCGGGCTTGGCCTTGGGCGGCCGGACTTCATTCCCGCGGTGGCGACGGACTTCATCTTCTCCGCTTTTGCGGAGGAATTTGGATTTCTCGGGGCTGCCGCAGTCATCCTCATGTATTTCCTAATGGTGTACAGGGGCATAAAGATAGCGCTCAGGTTGGAGGACAGCTACCCGGCTCTGATAGCCCTGGGATACACGGTGATGTTCGGCATGCAAATATTTACAATTATAGGCGGTGTTATAAAGCTGATACCGGTAACCGGCGTCACGCTGCCGTTTATGAGCTACGGGGGGAGTTCCATGGTCATGAGTTTTACGTCTCTTGGCATTCTGAACGGGCTGTGGCTCCAGGCGAGGGAAGGAGAGACCGATGGAGAAGCTGCATAGAAACATAAAGCTGGTA
The DNA window shown above is from Thermosediminibacter oceani DSM 16646 and carries:
- a CDS encoding NAD(P)/FAD-dependent oxidoreductase — its product is MARVLVIGGGPGGLTAAASAASMGHEVRLLEKGRIGENIRCAEGFFDVLKKLGKPGAGVRFKVEKLIAKALATYEIDVSDLNLWMIDRREWQEDLARIARDKGAVIEENSPVSPKDLEGLMRDYDYIIDASGAPPVTARAYGFADFYKQNCARTVQYVMEGDFSYLGNNLKVGLLPGLYGYYWIFPKDGHTANVGVGSFGGEPLPLWNRLRDVLEMEGLAGYAIKRKLGGICPIRMAPRLVYDNILLVGDAAGLTSPLHGGGIDMAVLSGMEAVRSLSSGGTDYEKNLRKLLSPRLTIEAMAAGVWKKKGFEEMDELIGKLVKTGLYRPFLNPNQFNSFTAGLIAKILRVENPAV
- a CDS encoding FHA domain-containing protein, producing MYELLAQILKFLLIGLIYYFLYNFLKLMVLDLSEEKNTSVDTGYYLRSDDGREYPLRPVTTIGRAGDSDIVINDPYLSSKHAMIFKKGRRMVIQDLKSTNGTFLNGKRIKKAVALKEKDVITMGSRKFTFLRREARGLESGSDV
- a CDS encoding RNA ligase family protein; this encodes MIKPGIPFIPMEPLPHPKPFDDEKYGFQIKWDGTRIVAHLSGGVELFNRKMKRRTAQYPEVAGTLSDVLGDSDAVLDGEMITLIGGKPSFQQLMRRDWATDPGTINYLASRIPVTYVVFDILYLNGKSLIDLPFSRRYHILKSTLRSSDPVVVTDTFPGRGIALYEIARERGLEGIVAKRLDSVYQIGKKSDKWLKIKNRREVTALVGGFLAEGKSVRSLFLGQLVEGELIYIGRASSGLGAETSRVLYDLLSKSAKESCPFANPPQIERREKPVWVSPSVAVEVEFLDYTDEGYLRHPVIRRVEFGS
- a CDS encoding FtsW/RodA/SpoVE family cell cycle protein encodes the protein MDSKVEATYNRALSAMALTGLISFLLLTIFRKPVTLVPFYGAVIFLSIVFIGYFFTGWIFPSSDKFLFILAGFLTELGLIMLCRINMELFKRQVAFFALGVGFFILSSILTRYFISLELKPVYFWGATVALLLLPLLFGVEKGGAKNWLAFSGFTFQPSELAKITFVFYLAGVLKQNKINNFPRLAAEILAAVGLLAISKDLGGAMLFYITALAVIFTATSRLDLTAAGLSAAGILGVLSYFLFDHVRVRIEAWLNPWQDVPGRGYQIVQSLFAIAEGGYFGTGLGLGRPDFIPAVATDFIFSAFAEEFGFLGAAAVILMYFLMVYRGIKIALRLEDSYPALIALGYTVMFGMQIFTIIGGVIKLIPVTGVTLPFMSYGGSSMVMSFTSLGILNGLWLQAREGETDGEAA
- the ligD gene encoding non-homologous end-joining DNA ligase, whose product is MVLLPVVIVEDEKLELTNLSKVMWPEDNITKADFIDYYVRVAPYVLPHLKDRPMVFTRYPDGIYGKAFYQKNIPDYAPEWLRTYDEESFTGGKRKVVRYALIDDMKSLLWAANQASLEMHPWLSRVGTIEYPDFVVFDLDPMENTDFEDARQLALALKKLLDMEGLVGFPKTSGATGIQVYVPIEPRYTYREVRVFAKIFCRVLERTFPEKATTERSIKKRRGKVYLDYLQNIKGKTLIAPYSPRPIAGAPVSAPVTWDELEEGVRPSMFTIRNMPERLQKVGDLFKGVLEVKQRIDRWL